The following are encoded together in the Xanthomonas sacchari genome:
- a CDS encoding DMT family transporter: protein MLKGVLLGFACYAAYSISDAFVKGLEGSLPAYEVVFFGALLMLSALPFLKKPGDRWREVVVAQRPSIWLLRAFTGAAGNLSAVTAFTLLPMAEAFALIFLMPIFVTVLSVLLLKEEVRWRRWLAVIVGFIGVLVVLRPGFRHLGQGHVAAIVCGLVGAVSVISLRMAGPGEKRLTLYGAGVLGPLLMGGLLMLPTFVWPTWQQWILLAGYGLLAGLAAIFMMYASRSAPISAVAPTQYSQMLWAIGFGYWLFHDHLDWPMAVGIALILGAGLFTLVREEKVTRWWRRTKLV from the coding sequence ATGCTCAAGGGTGTGCTGCTCGGTTTCGCCTGTTACGCCGCCTACTCGATCAGCGATGCCTTCGTGAAGGGGTTGGAGGGGTCGCTGCCGGCCTACGAGGTGGTGTTCTTCGGGGCGCTGCTGATGCTGTCGGCGCTGCCGTTCCTGAAGAAGCCGGGCGATCGCTGGCGCGAGGTGGTGGTGGCGCAGCGGCCCAGCATCTGGCTGCTGCGCGCGTTCACCGGCGCGGCCGGCAATCTGTCCGCGGTCACTGCGTTCACCCTGCTGCCGATGGCCGAGGCGTTCGCGCTGATCTTCCTGATGCCGATCTTCGTCACCGTGCTGTCGGTGCTGCTGCTCAAGGAGGAGGTGCGCTGGCGGCGCTGGCTGGCGGTGATCGTCGGCTTCATCGGGGTGCTGGTGGTGCTGCGGCCGGGCTTCCGGCACCTGGGGCAGGGCCATGTCGCGGCGATCGTCTGCGGCCTGGTGGGGGCGGTGTCGGTGATCAGTCTGCGCATGGCCGGGCCCGGCGAGAAGCGCCTGACCCTGTACGGCGCCGGCGTGCTCGGCCCGCTGCTGATGGGCGGCCTGCTGATGCTGCCGACCTTCGTCTGGCCGACTTGGCAGCAGTGGATCCTGCTGGCCGGCTACGGCCTGCTCGCCGGCCTGGCCGCGATCTTCATGATGTACGCCTCGCGGTCGGCGCCGATCAGCGCGGTGGCGCCGACCCAGTACAGCCAGATGCTGTGGGCAATCGGCTTCGGCTACTGGCTGTTCCACGATCACCTGGACTGGCCGATGGCGGTGGGCATCGCGCTGATCCTGGGCGCCGGGCTGTTCACCCTGGTGCGCGAGGAGAAGGTCACGCGGTGGTGGCGGCGCACCAAATTGGTGTGA